One Formosa agariphila KMM 3901 genomic window, GCTCCCTTTTCATGATCATTGCCATAACCAATGGCAGCCTTAGTACTCGATATAGCAGTAGCTTTACCTATCATGATGTTATTTTTTTTAAATGAGATTGGATTTCTCTAGCCACAACCAACACTTCTTCTTCTAATTTTGGATTCGCAACACGATACATGTTCCCAATCCTTTTAAAGTTGTTATGGTAGGTAACTAACATTTTATAGATCATAATATGTTCTTCTGTCATCCGCTGGGTTAACTCTTTTTCTAATAAGGCTCGTCTGCAAAACGCGCTCAAAGTCAATCCCGCATGTTTTGCTTTTGCGTTTAAAAACTTCTTTTCGTAAACGCTACACCTAAATTTGATTAGACTTCGTTTCATCTTGTTTTGTTCTATTTATTTTCTTTGCGACCATCGGGAGTAAAGCAAGGTTTGTGGCCACAGCCACACATCTTGCTTTACGCTCTACTTCAATTCAAGTTTTCGTTTTATAAGCCAATCATTTACGTCGCCATAACCACTATAAATAATTGATTTATCAATACAATTTGTATTACAATGTTTTTCTAAATACAGAGCTGTTGCCTTTCGTCCTGCTTGATCGCGATCTAAATAAAGTTCAACCGTATCATAGTTTTCTAAAATGGGCCAGGTCAGTTTTATGAGACTTAGGGAATTCAATACTAAAAAGTCTCTTGAAGTTTTCATTTTTGGGAATGCTGTTAGTATGGAGAGAAAATCGAACATACCTTCAGTTATCACAAGTGCTTTACTTCCAATTTGGAGATGCGTAATATCTTTGGGAGAAGTACAACTTTTAAAATAGGGATTACGTAATTCCCAGCCTCCTGAAATATTTTCAAAACCAATTGAAAATAAATGTTTTGATCCCAATTGA contains:
- the mbpA gene encoding mobilization protein MbpA, with the protein product MKRSLIKFRCSVYEKKFLNAKAKHAGLTLSAFCRRALLEKELTQRMTEEHIMIYKMLVTYHNNFKRIGNMYRVANPKLEEEVLVVAREIQSHLKKITS